The following nucleotide sequence is from Mycobacterium sp. Z3061.
GGAAACCGGCGCCGACCTGCCCGAGGACCCCGACGTCCGCACCTACCTGCTCGCGGGCACCGACCACTTCGGCAGCAGCAAGATCAAGGACGCCCTGCCCGCCGCCAACCCGGTGCACCACCTCGACGTCACGCCGGTCGCCCGGGCGCTGCTGATCGCGCTAGAGAACTGGGTCGCCGACGGGATCGAGCCCCCGGCCAGCCGGGTGCCCAGGACCGGCGACGGCACCGCGGTGGCCCGCAAGGAGGTGCTGTCCGGCTTCGGCTACGCGAACACACCCGCTCCCGCGTGGTTGCCCTCGGCGGGACACGTCGACCTGGTCTCGGCGGTCGACGAGGACGGCAACGAGGTGGCCGGCATCCGGCTGCCCGCCGTCGCGGCGCCGCTGGCGACCTACACCGGCTGGAATGCCCGTCGGTTCGTCGAGGACCTCCCGGACGTGATGTACGAGCGCATCGGCAGCAAGCTGCCGTTCCGGCCGGGGCGCCCGTCGGTGGCCGAGCGCTACGCCACCCGCGACGACTACGCCGCCGCCGTCCGGTCCGCCGCGCAGGCCCTGGTCGCCCAACGGTTCCTGCTCACCGCGGAGGTTGAGTCGGTAGTGAAGAAGGCGGTCGCCGAGTACCCGGCCTGAGTTTGCCGGACCGTGACCTCATCGCGCGGGGGGTTTGCGGCGAACCTTATCTACTCAGTAACAATTATGGAGACCTCGGCTGGGGGCTGTCATACTCGTCGGATTGCCAGGCATACACGCCCGCGGCCATCTGCCGGCGAATAAAGCAGCAGGAAGTCTCATGAGTCTCTCGTTTCGCGCGACGCCACCGAAGGGTGCGGCCGGCCCGGCCGCCAGCACGTGACCATGTTCGCCCGCCCGACCAATCAGGTCGCAGCGGCTCCTCCCGTCCCGCCGTCCGTCACCCCGGCCAAGCCGGCCAAGCGCCCGCCGCGGTGGTCGCTGAGCAACTGGCCGGTGCGCTGGAAGGTGCTCGCGATCGCGCTGGTGCCGCTGCTGGTGGCGACGACGTTCGGTGCTTTGCAGGTCCGCAGCGCCATGGCCACCTCCGGCACTCTGCGTCTGGCCGCGGCGCGGGCCGACGTGATACCGACCATCACCAGATACATGTCGGCGCTCGACGTCGCCCTGCTGGCCAGCTCCACCGGCCGCGATGTCGAAGGCGCCAAGAAGAACTTCTCGGCCCGCAAGTACGAGTTGCAGACCCGGCTGGCCGACACCGACGTGATCCCCGACGTGCGCTCCGGGGTCAACACGCTGCTCAACGGCGGGCAGTCGCTGCTGGACAAGGTGCTGGACAACAGCATCGGCCTGCGCGACCGGATCACCACCTACGCCCCGCTGCTGCTGACCGCCGAGGACGCGATCAACGCGTCGGTGCACGTCGACAGCGAGCAGATCCGGGCGCAGGTGGAAGGCCTGAGCCGGGCGGTCGGGGCACGCGGGCAGATGACCATGCAGGAGATCCTGGTGACCAGGGGCGCCGACCTGCCCGAGCCGCAGCTGCGCACCGCGATGATCACCCTGGCCGGCACCGAGCCGTCCACCCTGTTCGGGATGAGTGAGGTGCTGGGCACCGGCTCACCGGACGCCAAGAATCTGCAGCAGCAGATGGTGGCCCGGATGGCGATCATGTCCGACCCGGACAGTTCGCTGGTGGACAACGCCGACCTGCTGCGCTCGATTCACACCACCCAGGGCATCGCCGAGCAGATCATCAACGACGCCACGGCGTCGGTGACCAACTCGGTGCAGAGCCAGGCCACGGCGCGACGCGACGCGGCCGTCCGCGACGCCGTGCTGGTGCTGGTCGCCATCGGGCTGGCGCTGGCGGTGGTGCTGCTGGTGGCGCGGGCCCTGATCAAGCCGCTGCGGGTGCTGCGCGACGGCGCTCTGAAGGTCGCGCACACCGACCTCGAGGGCGAGATCGACCGGATCCGGGGCGGCGCCGAGCCCATTCCGCAGCCGCTGGCGGTGTACACCACCGAGGAGATCGGGCAGGTCGCGCACGCCGTCGATGAACTGCACACCCAGGCCTTGCTGCTGGCCGGCGACGAGGCGCGGCTGCGGCTGCTGGTCAACGACATGTTCGAGACGATGTCGCGCCGCAGCCGGTCGCTGGTCGACCAGCAGCTCTCGTTGATCGACCGGCTCGAGCGCAACGAAGAAGACCCCGAGCGGCTGGACAACCTTTTCCGGCTGGACCACCTGGCGGCCCGGCTGCGCCGCAACAGCGCCAACCTGCTCGTCCTCGCCGGCGCTCAGATCGGGCGTGACCAGCGCGAACCCGTCCCGCTCGCGACGGTGATCAACGCGGCGGTCTCGGAGGTCGAGGACTACCGACGGGTCGAGATCGCGGCGGTCGCGGACTGCACGGTGCTCGGTGGGGCGGCCGGCGGCATCATCCACCTGCTTGCCGAGCTGATCGACAACGCGCTGCGCTATTCGCCGCCGACCACCGCCGTCAAGGTGTCCGCCGTGCGCGGCAGCGAGGGCGGCGTGCTGCTCCGCATCGCCGACGCCGGGCTCGGCATGACCGAGTCCGACCGGCGGATGGCGAACATGCGGCTGCAGGCCGGCGGTGAGGTCACCCCGGAGAATGCGCGGCACATGGGTCTGTTCGTGGTGGGCCGACTGGCCGCGCGGCACGGGCTGCGGGTCGGGCTGCGGGGACCGGCGACGGGCGAGGCCGGCAGCGGTACGACGGCGGAGGTCTACCTCCCGCTCGCCGTGCTGGTCGAGGGCCAACAACAGCAGCAACAGCCGCCCCAGCGTCAGTTCTTCGCGGTGAAGCCGCCCGAGCCCGAACCGGCCGGGGTGCCGATGCAGACCGGCGAGACCGGCACGTCGGTGACGTCCCTGCCCCGGCGCAGCCCCGGGTCCAGCGGTATCACCGAGGCCCCGGCGGCGGAGGTCCCGCCCGAGGCGCAGCCCAAGCGTCCGTTGCCCACGCCGTGGTGGGAGAAGGGATCCGCGCAGCCAACGGCGCCCGCACCGGAGCCCGCGCAGTCCGGGGCCGGGACGGCGTCGGACACCTCGGCGTTCTTCGCCCGGCGCCCGGCCCCCGCCCCAGCGCCCGCAGCCCGACCCGAGCCGCCCGACCTCACCCCGTCGGGCCCGCAGGACGACGACGTGATCTACCAGCGCATGTTGTCGGAGATCATGGGCGACCAAGACCCCCATCAGCTGGTCGACAGCCCCGACCTGGACTGGCAGACGGTGTGGGACCGCGGCTGGTCGGCGGCCGCCGAAGCCGAGAACAAGCCGGTGGAGTCGCGCACCGAGCACGGGTTGCCGATGCGCACGCCGGGAGCCCGCCTGGTGCCCGGCGCCGCGGAGGCCGACGAGCCGGTTGTCTCCAACGGCGGATTTCAAGCCCGCGACCCCAACGCCGTCCGTACCTCGATCGGCAGCCATTTCAGCGGTGTGCGCTCCGCCCGGTCACACGCGCGCGATACCCGGGAAGGCGAGCAATGACGGTCCAATCGTCGTACAGCCCACTGGACTGGCTGGTGTCGAAATTCGTGCGAGAGGTGCCCGGGGTGGCGCACGCGTTGCTGGTATCGGTCGACGGGCTGCCGGTCGCGGCCAGCGAACACCTGCCGCGCGAGCGCGCCGACCAGTTGGCCGCGGTGGCATCCGGGCTGGCCAGCCTGGCCAGCGGCGCGGCTCAGCTGTTCGAGGGCGGACAGGTGCTGCAGTCGGTGGTCGAGATGCAGAACGGGTTCCTGCTGCTGATGCGCGTCGGTGACGGCTCGCATCTGGCCACGCTGGCGATGCCGTCGTGCGATATCGGTCAGATCGGGTACGAGATGGCCATCCTTGTCGAACAGGTGGGCAACGTGGTGCAGTCCGCCCGCCGCGCCGAGTCCGGACCGCAATGGACGAACGCGAGCCGCCGGTAACCGCCGGCGGGCCAAACCTGGTCCGGCCGTACACTTTGACGGCCGGGCGGACCGGAACCGACGTCGACCTACCGCTGGAGGCGCCGGTGCAGACCCTGCAGGCGGGGCTGGTTCACCAGTGGCCGGCCGGGGACACCCGCGGCAAGATCCTGCAGTTGTGCACCGCGAGCCCGTCGGTCGCCGAAATCTCGGCCCGGTTGGATTTACCGGTCGGTGTTGCGCGCGTCTTGGTCGGCGATCTGGTGACGGCCGGTTACCTTCGGGTGCACAGGACCTTGACCGACCGTTCGACCCGCGATGAGCGGCACGAGCTCATAGGAAGGACCCTGCGTGGCTTACGAGCACTCTGAAGGGGCTCCTGTGCAGCAGGACACCGCCTCGACGAAGATCGTCATCGCGGGCGGTTTCGGCGCGGGCAAGACCACTTTCGTCGGCGCGGTGTCGGAGATCATGCCGTTGCGGACCGAAGCGATGGTCACCGACGCCTCAGCCGGTGTGGACATGATCGAGGCCACCCCGGACAAGCGCACCACAACGGTCGCGATGGATTTCGGCCGCATCACCCTGGCCGAGGATCTGGTGCTCTACCTGTTCGGCACGCCGGGCCAGCGCCGGTTCTGGTTCATGTGGGACGACCTGGTGCGGGGCGCGATCGGCGCGATCGTGCTGGTCGACGTCCGGCGGCTGCAGGACAGCTTCGCGGCGGTGGACTTCTTCGAACACCGCCGGCTGCCGTTCGTGGTCGCGGTCAACGAGTTCGACGGCGCGCCGCGGTATCCGGTCGGTGAGGTGCGCAAGGCGCTGACCCTGCCGGACCACATCCCGGTGATCAGCGTCGACGCCCGCAACCGGCACTCGGCGCGCGACGCGCTGATCGCGGTGAGTGAGTACGCGCTGGCCAGCCTGGCGAGCCACTGACCGCCTTGGAGTGGACCGACCGCGAGTTCACCGGTGACGACTTCCGGGACGAGGATTTCAGCCGGCTGCAGACCGAACGGGTCGTGTTCACCGAGTGTGACTTCAGCGGGGTGAACCTGGCCGAGTCCCGGCACCGCGGATCGGCCTTCCGCAACTGTGTGTTCACTCGAACTACGCTGTGGCACAGCAGTTTTGCGCAGTGCAGCATGCTCGGCTCGGTCTTCGCACAGTGCCGTCTGCGGCCGGCGACGTTCGACGAGGTGGACTTCACGCTGGCGGTGTTGGGCGGTAACGACCTGCGCGGGGTCGACCTCAGCGGGTGCCGGCTGCGCGAAACCAGCTTGGTGGAGACCGACCTGCGCAAGAGTGTGTTGCGCGGCGCCGATCTGCGCGGCGCCCGCACCACGGGTACCCGGCTGGATGACGCCGACCTGCGGGGCGCCAGCGCCGACCCGGCCTTGTGGACCACCGCGTCGTTGACGGGGGCCCGCATCGACGTGCCGCAGGCATTGGCGTTCGCGCTGGCGCACGGCCTCCGCCTGGACGCCTGAGAGGTGGCGCGAGCAGACGCAAAATCGCACTCCGCGAAGCGGATTCGTGCGATTTTGCGTCTGCTCACCCCACTGGGTGCCCGCGCAACCTCACTCAGCGGCGCAGGCGGATTCGCCACCACACCAGGCCGGAGTAGACCGCGGCCAATACCGCGAGCATCGCCATGTCG
It contains:
- a CDS encoding sensor histidine kinase yields the protein MTMFARPTNQVAAAPPVPPSVTPAKPAKRPPRWSLSNWPVRWKVLAIALVPLLVATTFGALQVRSAMATSGTLRLAAARADVIPTITRYMSALDVALLASSTGRDVEGAKKNFSARKYELQTRLADTDVIPDVRSGVNTLLNGGQSLLDKVLDNSIGLRDRITTYAPLLLTAEDAINASVHVDSEQIRAQVEGLSRAVGARGQMTMQEILVTRGADLPEPQLRTAMITLAGTEPSTLFGMSEVLGTGSPDAKNLQQQMVARMAIMSDPDSSLVDNADLLRSIHTTQGIAEQIINDATASVTNSVQSQATARRDAAVRDAVLVLVAIGLALAVVLLVARALIKPLRVLRDGALKVAHTDLEGEIDRIRGGAEPIPQPLAVYTTEEIGQVAHAVDELHTQALLLAGDEARLRLLVNDMFETMSRRSRSLVDQQLSLIDRLERNEEDPERLDNLFRLDHLAARLRRNSANLLVLAGAQIGRDQREPVPLATVINAAVSEVEDYRRVEIAAVADCTVLGGAAGGIIHLLAELIDNALRYSPPTTAVKVSAVRGSEGGVLLRIADAGLGMTESDRRMANMRLQAGGEVTPENARHMGLFVVGRLAARHGLRVGLRGPATGEAGSGTTAEVYLPLAVLVEGQQQQQQPPQRQFFAVKPPEPEPAGVPMQTGETGTSVTSLPRRSPGSSGITEAPAAEVPPEAQPKRPLPTPWWEKGSAQPTAPAPEPAQSGAGTASDTSAFFARRPAPAPAPAARPEPPDLTPSGPQDDDVIYQRMLSEIMGDQDPHQLVDSPDLDWQTVWDRGWSAAAEAENKPVESRTEHGLPMRTPGARLVPGAAEADEPVVSNGGFQARDPNAVRTSIGSHFSGVRSARSHARDTREGEQ
- a CDS encoding roadblock/LC7 domain-containing protein, whose protein sequence is MTVQSSYSPLDWLVSKFVREVPGVAHALLVSVDGLPVAASEHLPRERADQLAAVASGLASLASGAAQLFEGGQVLQSVVEMQNGFLLLMRVGDGSHLATLAMPSCDIGQIGYEMAILVEQVGNVVQSARRAESGPQWTNASRR
- a CDS encoding DUF742 domain-containing protein; this translates as MDEREPPVTAGGPNLVRPYTLTAGRTGTDVDLPLEAPVQTLQAGLVHQWPAGDTRGKILQLCTASPSVAEISARLDLPVGVARVLVGDLVTAGYLRVHRTLTDRSTRDERHELIGRTLRGLRAL
- a CDS encoding ATP/GTP-binding protein, producing the protein MAYEHSEGAPVQQDTASTKIVIAGGFGAGKTTFVGAVSEIMPLRTEAMVTDASAGVDMIEATPDKRTTTVAMDFGRITLAEDLVLYLFGTPGQRRFWFMWDDLVRGAIGAIVLVDVRRLQDSFAAVDFFEHRRLPFVVAVNEFDGAPRYPVGEVRKALTLPDHIPVISVDARNRHSARDALIAVSEYALASLASH
- a CDS encoding pentapeptide repeat-containing protein, which produces MEWTDREFTGDDFRDEDFSRLQTERVVFTECDFSGVNLAESRHRGSAFRNCVFTRTTLWHSSFAQCSMLGSVFAQCRLRPATFDEVDFTLAVLGGNDLRGVDLSGCRLRETSLVETDLRKSVLRGADLRGARTTGTRLDDADLRGASADPALWTTASLTGARIDVPQALAFALAHGLRLDA